The Microbacterium foliorum genome has a window encoding:
- a CDS encoding acyl-CoA dehydrogenase family protein has product MTITDAVTTGLGDRWREGARPQTTDEWLARAQEVADILAVDAVERDRANQTPHAEVQLLKDSGLVTLLGPRAHGGAGETWDTAYRVIRTVARGDGSIGQVLGYHYLWAWAARLVGTEEQIAAVEELYTSNALVFGGAVNPRDSDLVIREDGDDLVFSGRKSFSTGGQISDLTVLEGVLEGSDTHIFAIVPTAQDGIVFADDWDSLGQRLTESGSVEIRDVRVPWAAAAGFVDRVFRPLTYNTLNVPTIQLVFANFYLGIAQGALETASAYTRTRTRPWPYGGDDKQHATDEWYLLEGYGELASTLWADEALLDAVGGEISAVLHAPREELTPRRRGEIAVRVAAGKLRVVDDGLTVATKVYELTGARASASSVGLDIFWRNLRTHSLHDPIAYKKREVGTFVLKNEVPEPTWYT; this is encoded by the coding sequence GTGACGATCACGGATGCAGTGACCACAGGACTCGGAGACCGCTGGCGGGAGGGCGCGCGACCGCAGACCACGGACGAATGGCTCGCCCGCGCCCAGGAGGTGGCCGACATCCTCGCGGTGGACGCCGTCGAGCGCGACCGCGCGAACCAGACACCGCACGCCGAGGTGCAGCTGCTCAAAGACTCCGGTCTGGTGACGCTGCTCGGTCCTCGGGCGCACGGCGGCGCCGGCGAGACGTGGGACACCGCGTACCGGGTCATCAGGACTGTGGCTCGCGGCGACGGGTCGATCGGGCAGGTCCTGGGCTATCACTACCTCTGGGCGTGGGCCGCGCGGCTCGTGGGGACGGAGGAGCAGATCGCGGCCGTCGAAGAGCTGTACACCTCGAACGCCCTCGTCTTCGGCGGGGCGGTCAATCCGCGCGATTCCGACCTCGTGATCCGAGAGGACGGAGACGACCTCGTCTTCTCGGGGCGCAAGTCGTTCTCCACCGGCGGCCAGATCTCGGATCTCACGGTGCTCGAAGGTGTCCTCGAGGGCTCCGACACGCACATCTTCGCGATCGTCCCCACCGCTCAGGACGGCATCGTGTTCGCAGACGACTGGGACAGCCTGGGCCAGCGTCTGACCGAGTCCGGCTCGGTGGAGATCCGCGACGTCCGCGTGCCGTGGGCTGCGGCTGCAGGATTCGTCGACAGGGTCTTCCGCCCGCTGACCTACAACACTCTCAACGTGCCGACGATCCAGCTCGTGTTCGCGAACTTCTACCTCGGCATCGCGCAGGGAGCGCTCGAGACGGCATCCGCATACACGCGCACCCGCACACGCCCCTGGCCATACGGCGGAGACGACAAGCAGCACGCGACCGACGAGTGGTACCTGCTCGAAGGCTATGGCGAACTGGCGTCGACGCTCTGGGCCGACGAGGCACTGCTGGACGCCGTCGGCGGCGAGATCAGCGCGGTGCTGCACGCCCCGAGGGAAGAGCTGACCCCCCGCCGTCGCGGTGAGATCGCCGTGCGTGTCGCAGCGGGCAAGCTGCGGGTCGTCGACGACGGGCTGACGGTCGCCACGAAGGTCTACGAGCTCACGGGCGCGCGGGCGTCGGCGAGTTCGGTCGGCCTCGACATCTTCTGGCGCAACCTGCGTACGCACAGCCTGCACGATCCGATCGCGTACAAGAAGCGCGAGGTCGGCACGTTCGTGCTGAAGAACGAGGTGCCCGAGCCGACCTGGTACACCTGA
- a CDS encoding fumarylacetoacetate hydrolase family protein — translation MKIARFSHDDAILFGIVDDTDLVVLSGDPLFAGYEPTGDRVPIADAVILAPVIPRSKIVCVGKNYHDHAAEMGGEAPEEPLLFLKPNTSVIGPGDAIVRPAISEQTEYEGELAVVIGKVAKNVSRADALDHVLGYTIANDVTARDLQRKDGQWARAKGFDTFCPLGPTISTDFDPAEATIETRVNGEVRQKAPLSDMIHSVEAIIEHASAVFTLLPGDVILTGTPAGVGEFGAGDTVEVEITGLGILRNTVRDAARAS, via the coding sequence ATGAAGATCGCCCGTTTCAGCCACGACGACGCCATCCTGTTCGGGATCGTCGACGACACCGACCTCGTCGTCCTCTCGGGCGACCCCCTCTTCGCCGGGTATGAGCCCACGGGAGACCGCGTGCCGATCGCGGATGCGGTGATCCTCGCCCCGGTGATCCCTCGCTCGAAGATCGTGTGCGTCGGCAAGAACTACCATGACCACGCGGCCGAGATGGGCGGGGAGGCTCCCGAGGAGCCGCTGCTCTTCCTCAAGCCGAACACGTCCGTGATCGGACCGGGAGACGCCATCGTGCGCCCGGCGATCTCGGAGCAGACCGAGTACGAGGGCGAGCTCGCGGTGGTGATCGGCAAGGTCGCGAAGAACGTCAGCCGGGCCGATGCGCTCGACCATGTGCTCGGCTACACGATCGCGAATGACGTCACCGCCCGCGACCTGCAGCGCAAGGACGGCCAGTGGGCGCGTGCGAAGGGCTTCGACACGTTCTGCCCGCTCGGACCGACCATCAGCACCGACTTCGACCCCGCCGAGGCGACGATCGAGACCCGCGTCAACGGCGAGGTGCGCCAGAAGGCGCCGCTGTCGGACATGATCCACTCCGTCGAGGCGATCATCGAGCACGCGTCCGCGGTGTTCACCCTGCTGCCCGGCGACGTGATCCTCACCGGCACGCCCGCCGGTGTCGGGGAGTTCGGCGCGGGGGACACCGTGGAGGTCGAGATCACCGGACTGGGGATCCTGCGCAACACCGTGCGCGACGCCGCACGCGCGTCATGA
- a CDS encoding MFS transporter: MTDAALTVAEQAAIQRRTVLVLSIGQVLGGIAFGATVSLGALLAADLSGDDALSGLATASVTLGAALCAIPLARLAARVGRRRALTLGNMFALVGIAVVILAASLRVFPLLLVGILMIGAGNAGNLQSRFAATDLAAAQHRGRDLSIVVWATTIGGVAGPLLLGPGEIVGEAIGMPPQTGSYAFSFVAQCAALLLYLVALRPDPLLSAQRLATAAVAATGVAVADRPVVARYAIFAVAGSHVVMASVMAMTPVHLAHMAHGAHGMAPTPADVSALVGITIALHVGGMYALSPLFGILADRWGRLRVVLLGQLLLGGALAFAVLVNDEEWGVMVALILLGLGWSAATVAGAALLTESSAPEVRTRRQGRSDSLMSLSAAAGAVLAGVVLSNFQYAGLGIAASVIVLAIVVLSPLGRAKP, from the coding sequence ATGACCGACGCCGCTCTGACCGTGGCCGAGCAGGCTGCGATCCAGCGGCGTACGGTCCTCGTCCTGTCGATCGGGCAGGTGCTCGGGGGGATCGCGTTCGGTGCGACGGTCTCGCTCGGCGCGCTGCTCGCGGCCGACCTGTCGGGCGACGACGCGCTGTCGGGCCTGGCGACGGCATCCGTCACCCTGGGGGCTGCACTGTGCGCGATCCCGCTCGCCCGATTGGCGGCGCGGGTCGGGCGTCGTCGGGCGCTCACTCTCGGCAACATGTTCGCCCTCGTCGGCATCGCCGTGGTGATCCTGGCCGCATCGCTGCGGGTCTTCCCTCTGCTGCTCGTCGGCATCCTCATGATCGGCGCCGGCAACGCCGGCAACCTGCAGTCCCGCTTCGCCGCCACCGACCTCGCGGCCGCGCAGCACCGCGGGCGTGATCTCTCGATCGTCGTGTGGGCGACGACCATCGGCGGCGTGGCGGGCCCGCTTCTGCTCGGCCCCGGCGAGATCGTCGGCGAGGCGATCGGGATGCCCCCGCAGACCGGCTCGTATGCGTTCTCGTTCGTCGCGCAGTGCGCCGCACTCCTGCTCTACCTCGTCGCCCTGCGTCCGGATCCGCTGCTGTCCGCGCAGCGACTCGCCACGGCGGCCGTCGCGGCGACCGGTGTGGCCGTCGCCGATCGCCCCGTGGTCGCTCGCTATGCGATCTTCGCCGTCGCCGGCTCGCACGTGGTGATGGCCTCGGTGATGGCGATGACGCCGGTGCACCTCGCGCACATGGCCCATGGTGCGCACGGCATGGCGCCCACGCCGGCCGATGTCTCGGCGCTCGTCGGGATCACCATCGCCCTGCACGTCGGCGGGATGTACGCGCTGTCGCCGCTGTTCGGCATCCTCGCCGACCGGTGGGGGCGATTGCGAGTGGTACTGCTCGGCCAGCTGCTGCTCGGCGGCGCTCTCGCCTTCGCGGTGCTCGTGAACGATGAGGAGTGGGGCGTGATGGTCGCGCTGATCCTCCTGGGCCTCGGCTGGAGCGCGGCGACGGTCGCAGGCGCCGCTCTGCTCACCGAGTCGAGCGCGCCCGAGGTCCGCACGCGACGGCAGGGACGCAGCGACTCCCTGATGAGCCTGTCGGCGGCAGCAGGTGCCGTGCTCGCCGGCGTCGTGCTCTCGAACTTCCAGTACGCGGGGCTGGGCATCGCGGCATCGGTGATCGTCCTGGCGATCGTCGTGCTCTCGCCGCTCGGACGCGCGAAGCCGTGA
- a CDS encoding 3-isopropylmalate dehydrogenase — protein sequence MSRVVKLAVIPGDGIGPEVVAEAEKVLDAVTATSDVTFDKTRFSLGAARYLETGDTLTDDDLQAIAGHDAILLGAVGGTPGDPRLKDANIERGLLLKLRFTLDHYVNLRPSKLFPGAAGPLANPGEIDFVVVREGTEGPYVGNGGAIRTGTPHEVANETSVNTAFGVERVVRYAFDLAERRGKKLTLVHKTNVLVHAGAIWQRIVNEVAAAHPDVTVDYLHVDAATIFLVTDPSRFDVIVTDNLFGDILTDLAGAVTGGIGLAASGNINPDGAFPSMFEPVHGSAPDIAGQQKADPTAAILSVALLLDHLGLTAEAARVSAAVETDIATRTGARTTAEVGSAITALL from the coding sequence ATGTCGCGTGTCGTGAAGCTGGCGGTCATCCCCGGCGACGGAATCGGCCCCGAGGTCGTCGCCGAGGCCGAGAAGGTGCTCGACGCGGTCACTGCGACGTCGGACGTCACCTTCGACAAGACCCGGTTCTCGCTGGGCGCTGCCCGCTACCTCGAGACGGGCGACACCCTCACGGATGACGACCTGCAGGCGATCGCCGGGCACGACGCGATCCTGCTCGGCGCGGTGGGGGGCACCCCCGGCGACCCGCGCCTCAAGGACGCGAACATCGAGCGTGGCCTGCTGCTGAAGCTGCGGTTCACGCTCGACCACTACGTGAATCTGCGTCCCTCGAAGCTGTTCCCCGGCGCCGCAGGACCTCTGGCGAACCCCGGCGAGATCGACTTCGTCGTCGTCCGCGAAGGCACCGAGGGACCCTACGTCGGCAATGGCGGGGCGATCCGCACGGGCACGCCGCACGAAGTGGCGAACGAGACGTCCGTCAACACGGCTTTCGGCGTCGAGCGGGTCGTCCGCTACGCGTTCGACCTCGCCGAGCGTCGCGGCAAGAAGCTCACGCTCGTGCACAAGACCAACGTGCTGGTGCACGCAGGCGCGATCTGGCAGCGCATCGTGAACGAGGTCGCCGCCGCACACCCCGACGTCACGGTCGACTACCTGCACGTCGATGCCGCGACCATCTTCCTGGTCACCGACCCCTCGCGTTTCGACGTCATCGTGACCGACAACCTGTTCGGCGACATCCTCACCGACCTCGCCGGCGCGGTCACCGGGGGGATCGGTCTCGCGGCCTCCGGGAACATCAACCCCGACGGTGCGTTCCCGTCGATGTTCGAGCCGGTGCACGGTTCCGCGCCTGACATCGCCGGTCAGCAGAAGGCCGATCCCACCGCGGCGATCCTGTCGGTGGCCCTGCTGCTCGACCATCTCGGTCTCACCGCCGAGGCGGCGCGCGTGAGCGCCGCCGTCGAGACGGACATCGCCACCCGCACGGGAGCGCGCACCACCGCGGAGGTCGGCTCCGCGATCACCGCACTGCTCTGA
- the ilvC gene encoding ketol-acid reductoisomerase has protein sequence MSTEIFYDADADLSIIQGKKVAIVGYGSQGHAHAQNLRDSGVEVAIALKEGSKSAPKAEEAGFAVKTVAEATQWADLIMILAPDQHQRTIYSESIAPNLAEGKTLAFAHGFNIRFGYIDAPEGVDVILVAPKAPGHTVRREFVAGRGIPDIIAVERDASGNAWATALSYAKAIGGTRAGVIKTTFTEETETDLFGEQAVLCGGVSHLVQAGFETLTEAGYQPQIAYFEVLHELKLIVDLMWEGGIAKQRWSVSDTAEYGDYVSGPRVVTPEVKESMKAILADIQNGAFAKRFIDDQDNGAEEFLALRAKEETHPIEATGKELRSLFAWKQQDEDYVDGSAAR, from the coding sequence GTGAGCACCGAGATCTTCTACGACGCAGACGCCGATCTGTCGATCATCCAGGGCAAGAAGGTCGCGATCGTCGGCTACGGCTCGCAGGGTCACGCGCACGCGCAGAACCTTCGCGACTCGGGTGTCGAGGTCGCCATCGCCCTCAAGGAGGGCTCGAAGTCGGCGCCGAAGGCGGAGGAGGCCGGTTTCGCGGTCAAGACCGTCGCGGAGGCCACCCAGTGGGCCGACCTCATCATGATCCTCGCGCCCGACCAGCACCAGCGCACGATCTACAGCGAGTCCATCGCCCCGAACCTGGCCGAGGGCAAGACCCTCGCGTTCGCGCACGGATTCAACATCCGCTTCGGCTACATCGATGCCCCCGAGGGCGTCGACGTGATCCTCGTGGCTCCGAAGGCTCCGGGTCACACCGTGCGTCGCGAGTTCGTCGCGGGCCGGGGTATCCCGGACATCATCGCGGTGGAGCGCGACGCCTCGGGCAACGCCTGGGCGACCGCGCTGTCGTACGCGAAGGCGATCGGCGGCACCCGTGCCGGCGTGATCAAGACCACCTTCACCGAAGAGACCGAGACCGACCTGTTCGGCGAGCAGGCCGTGCTGTGCGGTGGCGTCAGCCACCTCGTGCAGGCCGGCTTCGAGACGCTGACCGAGGCGGGCTACCAGCCGCAGATCGCCTACTTCGAGGTGCTGCACGAGCTGAAGCTCATCGTCGACCTCATGTGGGAGGGCGGCATCGCCAAGCAGCGCTGGTCGGTCTCCGACACCGCGGAGTACGGCGACTACGTCTCCGGTCCGCGCGTCGTCACGCCCGAGGTCAAGGAGTCGATGAAGGCGATCCTCGCCGACATCCAGAACGGCGCCTTCGCCAAGCGCTTCATCGACGACCAGGACAACGGCGCAGAGGAGTTCCTCGCGCTGCGCGCCAAGGAGGAGACGCACCCCATCGAGGCCACCGGCAAGGAGCTCCGCTCGCTCTTCGCCTGGAAGCAGCAGGATGAGGACTACGTCGACGGCAGCGCCGCTCGCTGA
- the serA gene encoding phosphoglycerate dehydrogenase, whose translation MPKPVVLIAEVLSPATIEALGPDFDVRNVDGTDREALFAALADAHAVLIRSATQIDEEALTHAPNLKVVARAGVGLDNVDIKAATTAGVMVVNAPTSNIVSAAELTVGHILSLARRIPAAHASLAAGDWKRSSFTGAELFEKTVGIVGLGRIGALVAARLAAFDMRVVAYDPYVTSARAQQLGVQLLSLDELVAESDFLTIHMPKTPETTGMIGAEQFAAMKPTAFVVNVARGGLIDEEALHAALVAGEIAGAGLDVFTSEPPAEGGTARPLLDLPNVVVTPHLGASTEEAQEKAGVSVARSVRLALGGDLVPDAVNVAGGVIDPYVRPGISLVEKLGQIFAALSTSPLTSLDVEVHGELNEYDVSVLKLAALKGVFTNIVSETVSYVNAPLLAEQRGIAVRLLKDDVSDEYRNVITLSGALSDGSQLSVSGTLTGPKQSEKLVAINDHALELPIEKHHVVMLYTDRPGIVAVYGQKFGEAGINIAGMQISRLGAGDQALSVLTLDSPVSDELLDDVRDSIDADLFRQIEITEV comes from the coding sequence GTGCCGAAGCCCGTCGTGCTCATCGCTGAAGTTCTCTCTCCTGCCACCATCGAGGCCCTCGGCCCCGACTTCGACGTGCGCAACGTCGACGGCACCGACCGCGAGGCGCTGTTCGCCGCCCTCGCCGACGCCCACGCGGTGCTCATCAGGTCGGCGACGCAGATCGACGAGGAGGCGCTGACCCACGCGCCGAACCTCAAGGTCGTCGCCCGCGCGGGTGTCGGCCTCGACAACGTCGACATCAAGGCCGCGACGACCGCGGGCGTCATGGTGGTCAACGCCCCGACCTCCAACATCGTCTCGGCCGCCGAGCTCACCGTCGGACACATCCTCAGCCTCGCCCGCCGTATTCCGGCCGCGCACGCGTCGCTCGCGGCCGGCGACTGGAAGCGCAGCTCCTTCACGGGCGCCGAGCTCTTCGAGAAGACCGTCGGCATCGTCGGCCTCGGCCGCATCGGCGCTCTCGTCGCGGCCCGTCTCGCCGCGTTCGACATGCGTGTCGTCGCCTACGACCCCTACGTCACGTCGGCGCGCGCGCAGCAGCTGGGTGTCCAGCTGCTGTCGCTCGACGAGCTCGTCGCCGAGTCCGACTTCCTGACGATCCACATGCCGAAGACCCCCGAGACCACCGGCATGATCGGTGCCGAGCAGTTCGCGGCCATGAAGCCGACTGCGTTCGTCGTCAACGTCGCTCGCGGCGGGCTGATCGATGAGGAGGCGCTGCACGCGGCCCTCGTCGCGGGCGAGATCGCCGGCGCGGGTCTCGACGTGTTCACCTCCGAGCCCCCGGCCGAGGGCGGCACGGCGCGTCCGCTGCTCGACCTGCCGAACGTGGTCGTCACTCCGCACCTCGGAGCCAGCACGGAGGAGGCACAGGAGAAGGCCGGCGTGTCCGTCGCCCGCTCGGTGCGTCTGGCCCTGGGCGGCGACCTCGTGCCGGATGCCGTCAACGTCGCCGGCGGCGTGATCGACCCCTACGTCCGCCCCGGCATCTCGCTCGTCGAGAAGCTCGGACAGATCTTCGCCGCCCTCTCGACCTCGCCGCTCACGAGCCTCGACGTCGAGGTGCACGGCGAGCTGAACGAGTACGACGTCAGCGTCCTCAAGCTCGCCGCCCTCAAGGGCGTCTTCACGAACATCGTGAGCGAGACGGTCTCGTACGTCAACGCGCCTCTGCTGGCCGAGCAGCGTGGCATCGCGGTACGTCTGCTCAAGGACGACGTGAGCGACGAGTACCGCAATGTGATCACCCTCAGTGGAGCGCTGTCGGACGGGTCGCAGCTCTCGGTCTCAGGCACCCTGACCGGTCCGAAGCAGTCCGAGAAGCTGGTCGCCATCAACGACCACGCGCTCGAGCTGCCGATCGAGAAGCACCACGTCGTGATGCTCTACACCGATCGTCCGGGAATCGTCGCCGTGTACGGACAGAAGTTCGGCGAGGCCGGCATCAACATCGCCGGCATGCAGATCTCGCGCCTCGGTGCGGGAGACCAGGCGCTCAGCGTCCTCACGCTGGATTCGCCCGTCTCGGACGAGCTGCTCGACGACGTTCGCGACTCGATCGACGCCGACCTGTTCCGTCAGATCGAGATCACCGAGGTCTGA
- a CDS encoding MFS transporter, with product MSRTASIPTTETDAPRVGARGWAALVVLMLPVLLVSVDNTVLSFALPEISLALAPTGAEQLWIIDVYPLVLAGLLVTMGTLGDRFGRRRMLLIGATGFAAVSALAAFAPTAGLLIAARALLGLFGAMLMPSTLSLLRSIFRNRDQRRLAIAVWASAFSAGSALGPIVGGFLLEHFDWGSVFLIAVPVLIPLLVTAPLLVPESRDPNPGRIDLVSIALSMAAMIPIVYAIKSLAVDGPSLTAGAWALLGVVMGYLFVRRQLSADVPMLDMALFRRGSFSGAILVNLLSVVALVGFLYFVSQHLQLVLGLSPMTAGAALVPGMLAMIVAGLSVVPISRRVRPHILVPVGLVFSLAGYLLVAFTTSDHGVAPLILAFVVLGIGIGGAETISNELILSSAPAEKAGAASAVSETAYELGAVLGTAVLGGLITAFYRGALIVPAGVPADAARAAEETLAGAYTAAQGLPDALGTALWDAASTAFGSGVMVTSLIGAGLVVLAGAIAAVTLRKAPTH from the coding sequence ATGTCCCGCACTGCGTCGATCCCGACGACAGAGACGGATGCCCCCCGCGTGGGTGCCCGCGGCTGGGCCGCGCTCGTCGTCCTGATGCTGCCTGTGCTCCTCGTGTCGGTCGACAACACGGTGCTGAGCTTCGCGTTGCCCGAGATCTCCCTCGCGCTCGCTCCCACCGGTGCGGAGCAGCTGTGGATCATCGACGTGTACCCGCTCGTCCTCGCAGGGCTCCTGGTCACGATGGGCACCCTGGGGGACCGCTTCGGTCGACGCAGGATGCTCCTCATCGGCGCCACGGGTTTCGCCGCCGTGTCGGCGCTGGCGGCCTTCGCCCCGACAGCCGGGCTGCTGATCGCGGCCCGCGCGCTGCTCGGCCTCTTCGGCGCCATGCTCATGCCGTCGACGCTGTCGTTGCTGCGGTCGATCTTCCGCAACCGCGACCAGCGGCGACTGGCGATCGCGGTCTGGGCCTCGGCGTTCTCGGCGGGCTCGGCCCTCGGTCCGATCGTCGGCGGCTTCCTCCTCGAGCACTTCGACTGGGGCTCGGTGTTCCTCATCGCCGTCCCCGTGCTCATCCCGCTGCTCGTCACCGCCCCGCTGCTGGTGCCCGAGAGTCGTGATCCGAACCCCGGCCGCATCGACCTCGTCAGCATCGCGCTGTCGATGGCCGCGATGATCCCGATCGTCTACGCGATCAAGTCGCTGGCCGTCGACGGTCCGAGCCTCACCGCGGGCGCGTGGGCGCTGCTCGGAGTGGTGATGGGCTACCTGTTCGTGCGGCGTCAGCTCTCCGCCGACGTCCCGATGCTCGACATGGCGCTGTTCCGTCGAGGGTCGTTCTCCGGTGCGATCCTCGTGAACCTGCTGAGCGTGGTCGCGCTCGTCGGCTTCCTGTACTTCGTGTCGCAGCATCTGCAGCTCGTTCTGGGTCTCTCTCCGATGACCGCGGGTGCCGCGCTCGTGCCCGGAATGCTCGCGATGATCGTGGCCGGCCTGTCGGTGGTGCCGATCTCACGTCGGGTCCGCCCGCACATCCTCGTGCCGGTCGGTCTGGTGTTCTCGCTCGCCGGGTACCTGCTGGTGGCGTTCACGACCTCCGACCACGGCGTCGCGCCGCTGATCCTCGCGTTCGTCGTGCTGGGCATCGGGATCGGCGGCGCCGAGACGATCTCCAACGAGCTCATCCTCTCCAGCGCCCCGGCCGAGAAGGCCGGCGCCGCGAGCGCGGTGTCCGAGACGGCGTACGAGCTCGGCGCGGTGCTCGGCACCGCGGTGCTGGGCGGTCTGATCACGGCGTTCTACCGTGGAGCCCTCATCGTGCCCGCGGGCGTCCCCGCCGACGCCGCGCGCGCCGCCGAGGAGACACTCGCCGGGGCGTACACCGCCGCGCAGGGACTTCCGGATGCCCTCGGGACGGCACTGTGGGATGCGGCGTCCACGGCGTTCGGCTCCGGAGTGATGGTGACCTCGCTGATCGGCGCAGGCCTGGTCGTGCTCGCCGGCGCGATCGCCGCCGTCACACTGCGCAAGGCCCCCACGCACTGA
- the ilvN gene encoding acetolactate synthase small subunit, whose amino-acid sequence MSTHVLSLLVENTPGLLTRVAGLFARRGFNIDSLAVGVTEVPGISRITVVVDLDELPLEQVTKQLNKLINVIKIVELDFPTSVQREHMLVKVRTDNATRSNVIEVANLFRASVVDYASDALVIEVTGDRGKVDALLRALEPFGIKEIAQSGLLAIGRGGKSITERVLRG is encoded by the coding sequence ATGTCGACTCACGTGCTGAGCCTCCTCGTGGAGAACACCCCCGGTCTGCTGACCCGTGTCGCCGGACTCTTCGCCCGTCGCGGCTTCAACATCGACTCGCTCGCGGTGGGCGTCACCGAGGTGCCAGGCATCTCGCGCATCACGGTCGTCGTCGATCTCGACGAGCTGCCCCTCGAGCAGGTGACCAAGCAGCTCAACAAGCTGATCAACGTCATCAAGATCGTGGAGCTCGACTTCCCGACGTCGGTGCAGCGCGAGCACATGCTCGTCAAGGTGCGCACCGACAACGCGACGCGGTCGAACGTCATCGAGGTCGCGAACCTGTTCCGGGCCTCGGTCGTCGACTACGCATCCGATGCCCTCGTGATCGAGGTCACCGGTGATCGGGGCAAGGTCGATGCACTGCTGCGGGCTCTCGAGCCGTTCGGCATCAAGGAGATCGCACAGTCGGGCCTCCTCGCGATCGGACGCGGCGGCAAGAGCATCACCGAGCGCGTCCTGCGCGGCTGA
- a CDS encoding TetR/AcrR family transcriptional regulator yields MPRPPLARERVLDAFESIVIEDGERAATLEATARAAGVSKGGLLYHFASKDDLAAGLLERLDALTTTDLERMSSAEEGPVAYYVRTSVMEDDALDRALIAASRLAQGGSAPAADALRRNRDRWADSIRPHVRDAASLDLVMLLSDGLYFNNSLDVHGPERLVPRSDELSELIALVLRATAP; encoded by the coding sequence ATGCCCCGACCTCCCCTGGCCCGCGAACGCGTGCTGGACGCATTCGAATCGATCGTGATCGAAGACGGCGAACGTGCGGCGACGCTCGAGGCCACCGCCCGCGCCGCAGGGGTCTCGAAGGGCGGGCTGCTCTACCATTTCGCCTCGAAGGACGACTTGGCCGCAGGCCTGCTGGAGCGCCTCGACGCCCTCACCACCACCGACCTCGAGCGGATGTCGAGCGCCGAGGAGGGACCCGTCGCGTACTACGTGCGCACGTCCGTGATGGAGGACGACGCACTGGATCGCGCACTGATCGCCGCGAGCAGGCTCGCCCAGGGCGGTTCGGCCCCGGCGGCCGACGCGCTGCGGAGGAACCGGGACCGGTGGGCGGACAGCATCCGTCCCCATGTGCGGGATGCGGCGAGTCTCGATCTCGTCATGCTGCTGAGCGACGGCCTCTATTTCAACAACTCGCTCGACGTGCACGGACCGGAACGGCTGGTCCCCCGCAGCGACGAGCTGTCAGAGCTGATCGCGCTCGTGCTGCGTGCGACGGCACCCTGA
- a CDS encoding branched-chain amino acid aminotransferase, giving the protein MTTIDAETATTPLEFLVRKNLSAATPARVAEVHEDPGFGVVFTDHMVDICWSVKGGWHRPRVQPYGPIPLDPAASVLHYGQEIFEGIKAYRHEDGSIHTFRPDRNAARLQASARRLALPELPTEYFIQSLRELVAVDGRWVPSGADQSLYLRPFMFAKEAFLGVRAAQKVAYYVIASPAGAYFSGGVKPVRIWLSEDYARAGKGGTGKAKTGGNYASSLLAQSEASAKGCDQVVFLDEKRNVEELGGMNVVFVFKDGRIVTPESDSILDGITRDSLLQLAEDRGYTVERRPISIDEWREGVASGDIVEVFACGTAAVVTPIGALVGEGFDETQPLGELALSLREELTDIQYGRREDTHGWLLRLDA; this is encoded by the coding sequence ATGACGACCATCGATGCCGAGACCGCCACGACTCCGCTGGAGTTCCTGGTCAGGAAGAATCTGAGCGCGGCCACGCCCGCACGCGTCGCCGAGGTCCACGAGGACCCGGGCTTCGGCGTGGTGTTCACCGATCACATGGTCGACATCTGCTGGTCGGTCAAGGGCGGGTGGCATCGTCCGCGCGTGCAGCCGTACGGGCCGATCCCGCTCGACCCCGCGGCCTCTGTGCTGCACTACGGTCAGGAGATCTTCGAGGGCATCAAGGCCTACCGTCACGAGGACGGCTCGATCCACACCTTCCGCCCCGACCGCAACGCCGCACGTCTGCAGGCCAGCGCGCGTCGGCTGGCACTGCCCGAGCTGCCCACCGAGTACTTCATCCAGTCGCTCCGCGAGCTCGTCGCGGTGGACGGTCGATGGGTGCCCTCCGGAGCTGACCAGAGCCTCTACCTGCGTCCGTTCATGTTCGCCAAGGAGGCCTTCCTCGGCGTCCGCGCTGCGCAGAAGGTCGCGTACTACGTGATCGCCAGCCCGGCGGGCGCGTACTTCAGCGGCGGGGTGAAGCCCGTGCGCATCTGGCTCTCCGAGGACTACGCCCGGGCGGGCAAGGGCGGCACCGGCAAGGCCAAGACCGGCGGCAACTACGCCTCCAGCCTGCTGGCACAGAGTGAAGCCAGCGCGAAGGGCTGCGACCAGGTCGTCTTCCTCGACGAGAAGCGCAACGTCGAGGAGCTCGGCGGCATGAACGTCGTGTTCGTGTTCAAGGACGGCCGCATCGTGACCCCCGAGTCCGACAGCATCCTCGACGGGATCACGCGCGATTCCCTGCTGCAGCTCGCGGAGGACCGCGGCTACACCGTCGAGAGACGACCCATCTCGATCGACGAGTGGCGCGAAGGCGTCGCTTCCGGCGACATCGTCGAGGTCTTCGCGTGCGGCACCGCCGCCGTCGTGACGCCGATCGGCGCTCTGGTCGGCGAGGGCTTCGACGAGACGCAGCCGCTCGGCGAGCTCGCGCTGTCGCTTCGCGAGGAGCTCACCGACATCCAGTACGGCCGCCGTGAAGACACGCACGGCTGGCTCCTGCGTCTCGACGCCTGA